Proteins encoded by one window of Xenopus tropicalis strain Nigerian chromosome 6, UCB_Xtro_10.0, whole genome shotgun sequence:
- the tmem74 gene encoding transmembrane protein 74 — MSMACTELLHIAGKTQKLDECNNVDWGYKDCKNDIRDPQAFCYENHHVSTAVSPGQYESIPLDPSEETQDLQYFQSVYIKDGKKVCCVEELETSFTYVDENVNIELVAHHPSNKNGHGPVCNSSDRDIQSEGIQETSIMSDDEGVSEASGKSVDYGFISAVTFLVTGVLLVVISYLVPRDNRSDPNITSARQMEQIEKENAIIGAHLDRCVIAGLCLLTLGGVVLSILLMISMWKGELYRRKALAAKDSAKLYGSINFNQSKSGGNENAMVQEETVDIVN; from the coding sequence ATGTCCATGGCTTGCACGGAGCTTTTACATATTGCCGGAAAAACACAGAAGCTCGATGAATGTAACAACGTGGACTGGGGCTACAAAGACTGCAAGAATGACATAAGAGACCCACAGGCTTTTTGTTATGAGAACCACCACGTGTCTACGGCAGTCTCTCCCGGCCAATATGAATCTATACCACTGGACCCATCAGAAGAAACCCAGGATTTGCAGTACTTTCAAAGTGTCTATATAAAGGATGGAAAGAAGGTGTGCTGTGTTGAAGAACTAGAGACTTCTTTTACATATGTTGATGAAAATGTCAACATAGAGCTTGTAGCCCATCATCCTTCCAATAAGAATGGCCATGGGCCTGTATGTAATAGTTCGGATAGAGACATCCAATCAGAAGGGATCCAGGAAACCTCCATAATGTCAGATGATGAAGGTGTATCTGAAGCATCCGGGAAATCAGTAGATTATGGCTTCATCAGTGCAGTGACTTTTCTAGTAACGGGCGTATTGCTAGTAGTCATTTCTTACCTAGTACCCCGGGATAACCGCTCAGATCCCAACATCACGAGCGCCAGGCAGATGGAACAGATAGAGAAAGAGAACGCCATCATTGGTGCCCATTTGGACAGATGCGTGATAGCGGGGCTGTGCTTGTTAACCCTCGGGGGAGTGGTACTGTCCATTTTATTAATGATATCGATGTGGAAAGGGGAATTGTACAGGAGAAAGGCGCTGGCAGCTAAGGACTCGGCAAAGCTCTATGGCTCTATTAATTTTAACCAATCAAAGTCAGGCGGGAATGAAAATGCAATGGTTCAGGAAGAGACTGTCGACATTGTTAATTAG